In one window of Acidimicrobiia bacterium DNA:
- a CDS encoding glycosyltransferase: MLKHCFATIEHSAVGNHGLAINDAMAENGFDLEMYSETIRPEFRNRVIDFETFKKDLRSDDVVFYQFANPSPMADLLYERKCRLVLNYHSITPAYFFDRYDLHTCEAISRARTQLARLAPVCSAAVAVSDSNARELIELGYKNVEVIPPVFSDAFYKAQITKITRSVPAKFGQSDLNRWLFVGRIAPHKSTHKIIEAFDFYLRNVDSQAKLTLVGKSDVPLYGKKIEKLIADRNLSDSVEIIENCPLDELTEIYTTSSVFVSLSQHEGFGVPLVEAMASGLPIVALRAGAVGDTVSGAGILIDSQDPATVAMAVSEVLENTILKEELINKGLIRAQMFHPEETLKSYVDYLAKWY, translated from the coding sequence ATGCTTAAACATTGTTTTGCAACTATTGAACATTCAGCTGTTGGTAATCATGGTCTTGCTATAAATGATGCTATGGCAGAAAATGGTTTTGATCTTGAAATGTATAGCGAAACTATTCGTCCTGAATTTCGCAATAGGGTTATTGACTTTGAAACGTTTAAAAAAGATTTGCGTAGTGACGACGTTGTTTTTTATCAGTTTGCTAACCCTTCTCCTATGGCGGATCTTTTATATGAGCGAAAATGTCGTCTTGTTTTGAATTATCACAGTATTACGCCAGCATATTTTTTCGATAGGTACGATCTTCATACCTGTGAGGCTATTTCTCGTGCACGTACTCAACTAGCAAGATTGGCTCCCGTATGTAGTGCAGCAGTTGCGGTTTCTGATAGTAATGCGCGAGAATTAATTGAGCTTGGCTATAAAAATGTTGAAGTTATCCCACCGGTTTTTTCTGATGCTTTCTATAAAGCTCAAATTACAAAAATTACAAGGTCCGTCCCTGCGAAATTTGGACAAAGCGACCTAAATCGTTGGCTTTTCGTTGGTCGTATAGCTCCACATAAATCAACTCATAAAATTATTGAAGCGTTTGATTTTTATCTAAGAAATGTTGACAGCCAGGCAAAACTTACTCTTGTTGGTAAAAGTGATGTTCCTCTTTATGGAAAAAAAATTGAAAAGCTGATTGCCGATAGAAACTTGAGTGATTCTGTTGAAATTATCGAAAATTGTCCTCTTGATGAGCTCACGGAAATATATACGACATCATCTGTCTTTGTTTCTTTAAGTCAACATGAAGGTTTTGGTGTGCCACTCGTTGAGGCTATGGCGTCAGGTCTGCCTATTGTGGCTCTAAGAGCTGGTGCTGTTGGTGATACTGTTTCTGGTGCTGGAATACTGATAGATAGCCAGGATCCAGCCACTGTGGCTATGGCTGTAAGTGAAGTCTTAGAAAATACTATTTTAAAAGAGGAACTTATTAATAAGGGACTCATTAGAGCGCAAATGTTTCATCCGGAAGAAACTTTAAAAAGTTATGTCGACTATTTAGCGAAGTGGTATTGA
- a CDS encoding glycosyltransferase — MIYQVLPSIAKFDAISQHAIRIDSELKKRNIETQLVAEHIGAEFVNLVKKPTEIVTFDNSHVLYHLSISNHVSEMIFNSTADVDIWYHNITPAKYFESWEPFISLELRIARYQLAQMAIRARRGVCASVFSEKELQANGCIDTLVMPVLFDAKTKVAVSSTTGITRKNVATSILFVGRFAPHKRIEKLIETFSMYLDLVDSKAQLHLVGSKASEWYQDSIYQLINELKIKNSIIFHNHISDGELTALYARADIFLCMSEHEGFCVPLVEAMCNELPIVSSNGGAIGETLNGAGILLDVDSDLIDYVAAIDLAVNNKIVRSELIESSKKSAKILDLDLETKRAVDWLTFSGEFSKSKVVNHA, encoded by the coding sequence ATGATCTATCAAGTTTTACCAAGTATTGCAAAGTTTGATGCTATTAGTCAGCATGCTATTCGTATTGATAGTGAACTAAAAAAAAGAAATATAGAAACTCAACTTGTGGCTGAACATATTGGTGCTGAATTTGTTAATTTAGTAAAAAAGCCTACTGAAATAGTTACTTTTGATAATTCGCATGTACTGTATCATTTAAGTATTTCTAATCATGTTAGTGAAATGATTTTTAATTCTACTGCTGATGTAGATATTTGGTATCACAATATTACGCCCGCTAAATATTTTGAATCCTGGGAACCATTTATTTCCCTTGAATTGCGTATTGCAAGATACCAATTGGCTCAAATGGCTATACGTGCTAGGAGAGGCGTTTGTGCATCTGTATTCTCTGAAAAAGAATTACAAGCTAATGGTTGTATAGATACTTTGGTTATGCCTGTGCTTTTTGATGCTAAAACAAAAGTTGCGGTTAGTTCAACAACTGGAATTACTCGAAAGAATGTTGCAACATCAATACTTTTTGTAGGACGTTTTGCTCCACACAAAAGAATAGAAAAGTTGATAGAAACTTTTTCTATGTATCTTGATCTTGTTGATAGTAAGGCTCAATTACATTTGGTGGGTTCTAAAGCATCAGAATGGTATCAAGATTCTATTTATCAACTTATCAATGAGCTAAAAATAAAAAATAGTATCATTTTCCATAACCATATTAGCGATGGCGAACTTACTGCACTTTATGCTCGTGCTGACATTTTTTTATGTATGAGTGAACATGAAGGTTTCTGTGTTCCGCTTGTTGAAGCTATGTGTAATGAGCTTCCTATTGTTAGTTCTAATGGTGGTGCAATTGGCGAAACTCTAAATGGTGCTGGAATATTACTAGACGTCGATTCTGATTTAATTGATTATGTTGCTGCTATAGATTTGGCGGTTAATAATAAAATTGTTCGTAGCGAATTAATTGAGAGTTCGAAAAAATCTGCAAAAATTTTAGATTTAGATCTTGAAACTAAACGTGCTGTTGATTGGCTTACTTTTAGTGGTGAATTTTCTAAGAGTAAGGTAGTCAATCATGCTTAA